A genomic region of Armatimonadota bacterium contains the following coding sequences:
- a CDS encoding alcohol dehydrogenase catalytic domain-containing protein has protein sequence METIPQTQYAVQLVGPGEVRLNTAKTVFRPGPRQILARTEAVGLCFSDLKLLKQFGEHPRKGAILSGIEDDILGQIPSYVPGDQPTVPGHEVVCRVVAVGDGVVSHGVGDRFIIQADYRNLRTTGSNAAFGYNFEGALQEYVLLDERVSADSAGKDLYLIPVPDSLPAAAAALVEPWACVECSYATPERQTIKPGGRLLIVSEPGADVTELEAAYSPLGLPGSTTRIDPVGIPELSDQAYDDIVYAGSNASTIEALNDKLAAGGIIAILLNGGAIGRKVSVGVGRIHYGPTRWVGTPATDVRDAYSLIPANGEIRPGENIVVIGAGGPMGQMHTIRDVSTGLPGVQVTATDMDDARLETLSAKAEPIARAASGSYRAVNTAKSPTTEAFTYYALMAPVPALLAAAIDACAPNAIVNVFAGIPAPVRHEIDLDALINKRVFVFGTSGSETEHMRIVLGKVTAGALDTNASVDAVTGMAGATDGLAAVENRTLAGKIIVYPMLHDLPLTPLSTLATAYPSVAAKLDSGRWTKAAEEELLRVAH, from the coding sequence GTGGAAACAATTCCTCAGACGCAATATGCGGTGCAGTTGGTTGGGCCAGGCGAAGTGCGGCTCAACACGGCGAAGACCGTTTTCCGGCCCGGTCCGCGTCAGATACTCGCGCGCACCGAAGCTGTCGGGCTGTGTTTCTCCGATCTGAAACTCCTGAAACAGTTCGGGGAACACCCACGAAAAGGCGCCATCCTCTCCGGCATCGAGGACGATATCCTCGGGCAAATCCCGTCGTATGTGCCGGGTGACCAGCCCACTGTTCCGGGACACGAAGTTGTGTGCCGGGTGGTGGCGGTAGGCGACGGTGTGGTCAGCCACGGAGTTGGTGACCGCTTCATCATCCAGGCGGACTACCGAAACCTGCGCACGACAGGCTCCAACGCGGCGTTCGGGTACAACTTCGAGGGCGCCTTGCAGGAATACGTCCTCCTGGACGAGCGGGTGAGCGCGGATTCGGCCGGCAAGGACCTCTATCTCATCCCGGTACCGGATTCGCTGCCCGCAGCGGCGGCGGCGCTGGTGGAGCCGTGGGCCTGCGTGGAATGCTCGTACGCCACGCCGGAACGGCAAACGATCAAGCCGGGCGGGCGCCTACTGATCGTCTCCGAGCCTGGCGCGGATGTGACCGAACTGGAAGCGGCGTACTCCCCTCTCGGGCTACCGGGTTCCACGACGCGGATCGACCCGGTCGGCATCCCGGAACTCTCCGACCAGGCCTATGACGACATCGTCTACGCAGGGTCGAACGCCTCGACCATCGAAGCTCTGAACGACAAACTGGCAGCGGGCGGCATCATAGCGATCCTGTTGAATGGCGGAGCGATCGGGCGGAAGGTATCCGTTGGCGTTGGGCGCATCCATTACGGCCCCACGCGATGGGTCGGCACACCGGCCACCGACGTCCGTGACGCATATTCCCTGATCCCGGCGAACGGCGAAATCCGGCCCGGTGAAAACATCGTCGTGATCGGCGCCGGAGGCCCGATGGGCCAGATGCACACCATCCGCGACGTGTCAACGGGATTGCCGGGTGTTCAAGTAACGGCGACCGACATGGATGACGCGCGACTGGAGACGCTCTCGGCCAAGGCCGAACCGATCGCCCGCGCCGCAAGCGGCTCTTACCGCGCGGTCAATACCGCCAAATCGCCGACGACGGAAGCGTTCACCTACTACGCATTGATGGCGCCGGTGCCGGCGCTTCTGGCGGCGGCAATCGACGCCTGCGCCCCCAACGCTATCGTCAATGTCTTCGCCGGCATCCCGGCGCCCGTTCGGCATGAGATCGACCTGGATGCGCTCATCAACAAGCGCGTTTTCGTCTTCGGCACCAGTGGGTCGGAGACAGAACACATGCGAATCGTGCTTGGCAAGGTCACTGCCGGCGCCTTGGACACCAACGCGTCCGTTGACGCCGTCACGGGCATGGCGGGCGCCACGGACGGACTGGCCGCCGTGGAGAATCGGACCCTGGCCGGGAAGATCATCGTTTACCCGATGCTGCACGACCTGCCGCTGACTCCGTTGAGCACGCTTGCGACCGCCTACCCAAGCGTCGCGGCCAAACTCGACAGCGGAAGGTGGACCAAAGCCGCGGAGGAGGAACTCCTGCGGGTCGCCCATTGA
- a CDS encoding SDR family NAD(P)-dependent oxidoreductase, which produces MTREIADLIKLSRFYGANPAMVLAGGGNTSYKTSDRLFVKASGCALADVTESNFVELERARLDALLRSEPAVDISEREARFKAAIMEARVDPASEARPSVEAALHHLLPTAYVVHTHATLANILTCSEGGESIAAEIFGDRMLWVPYVDPGDALARLVMRLLDVYTRQTGIACPEAVLMANHGLIVCGETANEVKTRTESLLLTIGDRLQPTLGYGTTTLIAEFERRRYINTIGPALRGLLADTDDPARALNYHSEGPSAGECALKIVTFDDSPEVLTLAGALAGEAIAAGGPLTPDQIVYCKSFPLWFRTQRDEDDANLVQRLRADICRHKEATGFAPKVVIVQGLGLFAAGDSAKAADTVRCVYIDAIKVMAGARSLGGIRYMTQRDREFIDNWEVENYRRKVSAGAGSNGRAAGKVAIVTGAAQGFGAGIAADFAAEGAHVVLADVNAEGAAATAADLCQRYGPRRSFGVAMNVTEDDSVADAIHAVVRAYGGFDVFISNAGVLRAAGVKEQSQAEFDFVTRVNYLGYFTCVHHAAPVMAVQHLARPDGWTDIIQINSKSGLEGSNKNAAYAGSKFGGIGLTQSFALELIEDGIKVNSICPGNFLDGPLWSDPENGLFAQYLRTGKVPGATSVADVKRFYEAKVPMRRGCTVSDVMKAVYYVMEQQYETGQAVPVTGGQVMMR; this is translated from the coding sequence ATGACGCGCGAAATCGCCGACCTCATCAAGCTTTCCCGCTTCTACGGCGCAAACCCGGCAATGGTGCTGGCGGGCGGCGGGAACACCTCATACAAGACGAGTGACAGACTCTTCGTAAAAGCCAGCGGTTGTGCGCTGGCCGATGTGACTGAATCAAATTTCGTGGAGTTGGAGCGCGCGCGCCTGGACGCCCTGCTGCGCTCGGAGCCGGCGGTCGACATCAGCGAACGCGAAGCGCGGTTCAAGGCGGCGATCATGGAGGCGCGGGTGGATCCCGCGAGCGAGGCACGACCGTCGGTTGAGGCCGCCCTGCACCACCTGCTTCCGACGGCTTACGTCGTTCACACGCACGCGACGCTGGCGAACATCCTGACGTGCTCGGAAGGCGGCGAGAGCATCGCGGCGGAGATCTTCGGCGACAGGATGCTCTGGGTACCGTACGTGGACCCGGGAGACGCACTGGCCCGGTTGGTGATGCGCCTCCTTGATGTGTATACCCGGCAGACCGGCATTGCTTGCCCTGAAGCTGTCCTGATGGCGAACCACGGGCTCATCGTCTGCGGGGAAACAGCGAATGAGGTCAAGACTCGCACCGAGTCTCTGCTCCTGACGATCGGAGACCGTCTACAGCCGACCCTGGGCTATGGCACCACCACGTTGATCGCGGAGTTCGAGCGCAGACGATATATCAACACGATCGGCCCAGCGCTGCGTGGGCTTCTCGCTGATACAGACGACCCGGCCCGCGCACTGAATTACCACTCTGAGGGGCCTTCGGCCGGGGAATGTGCGCTGAAGATCGTCACGTTCGACGACAGCCCCGAGGTATTGACCCTCGCGGGCGCGTTAGCGGGCGAGGCGATTGCCGCCGGAGGACCGCTGACACCGGACCAGATCGTGTATTGCAAGTCGTTCCCGCTGTGGTTCCGAACGCAGCGCGATGAAGACGACGCGAACCTTGTTCAGCGTTTGCGGGCCGACATCTGCCGGCATAAAGAGGCAACCGGCTTCGCGCCGAAGGTGGTTATCGTGCAGGGCCTCGGACTGTTCGCTGCCGGTGACAGCGCCAAGGCGGCGGACACCGTGCGCTGCGTGTACATCGACGCGATCAAGGTCATGGCCGGCGCAAGGAGCCTCGGCGGCATCCGGTATATGACTCAGCGCGACCGCGAGTTCATCGACAACTGGGAGGTCGAGAACTACCGGCGCAAGGTTTCGGCGGGCGCGGGGTCAAACGGGCGGGCGGCGGGCAAAGTGGCGATTGTGACCGGTGCGGCCCAGGGGTTTGGCGCGGGAATCGCGGCGGACTTCGCCGCGGAGGGCGCGCACGTCGTCCTCGCCGATGTGAACGCCGAAGGGGCGGCGGCGACAGCGGCGGATCTGTGTCAAAGATACGGTCCACGGCGGAGCTTTGGTGTGGCGATGAACGTTACCGAAGACGATTCGGTTGCAGATGCCATCCACGCCGTCGTGAGGGCTTATGGCGGCTTCGACGTGTTCATCTCCAATGCCGGCGTGCTACGCGCGGCCGGCGTGAAGGAGCAGAGCCAGGCCGAGTTTGATTTCGTGACGCGCGTGAACTATCTCGGGTACTTCACCTGCGTCCATCACGCGGCGCCGGTGATGGCGGTGCAGCATCTCGCGCGGCCGGATGGGTGGACGGACATCATCCAGATCAACTCCAAATCGGGGCTGGAGGGGTCCAATAAGAACGCAGCCTACGCGGGCAGCAAGTTCGGCGGGATCGGCCTCACGCAGTCGTTCGCGTTGGAACTGATCGAGGACGGGATCAAGGTGAACAGCATATGCCCGGGCAATTTCCTCGACGGGCCGTTGTGGTCGGACCCGGAGAACGGCTTGTTCGCGCAATACCTCCGGACGGGGAAGGTGCCCGGCGCAACGTCGGTAGCCGACGTGAAGCGGTTTTACGAGGCGAAAGTGCCGATGCGCCGTGGCTGCACGGTTTCCGATGTGATGAAAGCCGTGTATTACGTGATGGAACAGCAGTACGAGACGGGGCAGGCGGTGCCGGTGACGGGTGGACAGGTGATGATGCGTTGA
- a CDS encoding DeoR/GlpR family DNA-binding transcription regulator, whose translation MAHIPQERRDAIITRILRRGHVAIKDLSTELCVSEATARRDLRVLADAGEVELVYGGATLPRTSDHSISSRALRNAEAKRLIGELAAGLISDQEMLYIDAGTTCYEMRHYLQRKRGLSIILNSTRLTVELGASTDASIIQLGGHYRADSMDAVGPLAVAAIDQLRGYLAFIGADGLGMDFGLTASDIQTAHLYQHVLKNAREAILLVDHTKFLTPSLFRICGWEGISRIVTDIRPDPDWLAFLHESGIEVLWPSDNME comes from the coding sequence ATGGCGCATATTCCACAGGAACGGCGTGATGCCATCATAACTCGTATTCTACGCCGCGGCCACGTGGCGATCAAGGATCTGTCGACCGAGCTTTGCGTCTCGGAGGCCACCGCCCGCCGCGATCTGCGCGTTCTGGCCGATGCCGGAGAGGTGGAACTCGTCTACGGCGGCGCAACTCTGCCGCGCACATCGGACCACTCCATTTCCTCCCGCGCGCTGCGCAATGCTGAGGCCAAGCGTCTTATCGGTGAACTGGCCGCAGGATTGATCTCCGACCAGGAGATGTTGTACATAGACGCCGGCACAACCTGTTACGAAATGCGGCACTATCTCCAGCGCAAACGCGGCCTGTCCATTATCCTCAACTCGACGCGCCTGACGGTTGAACTGGGCGCAAGCACGGACGCCAGCATTATTCAGTTGGGCGGCCATTACAGAGCCGATAGCATGGATGCCGTTGGGCCCCTGGCGGTCGCCGCAATCGATCAATTGCGCGGTTACCTTGCCTTTATCGGCGCCGACGGCCTCGGGATGGATTTCGGGCTGACCGCCAGCGACATTCAGACGGCGCACCTGTACCAGCATGTATTGAAGAACGCCAGGGAAGCGATTCTCCTTGTGGATCACACCAAGTTTTTGACGCCTTCGCTGTTCCGCATCTGCGGTTGGGAAGGCATATCGCGCATCGTCACCGATATCCGGCCCGACCCGGACTGGCTTGCCTTCCTTCACGAGAGCGGCATCGAGGTCCTGTGGCCGAGTGACAATATGGAGTGA
- the tnpA gene encoding IS200/IS605 family transposase, with translation MANSFISCYVHVVFSTYRRQPSIEESWRERLWAYIGGVLESANMVPICVGGTEDHCHALIAIPGTLALSHAVQLLKGGSSHWIRQNIPSAEGFAWQEGYGAFSVSPNARNTVIAYIRGQEEHHKLRSFQDEYLRPLVDSGVEFDERYVWG, from the coding sequence ATGGCGAATTCGTTTATTTCGTGTTACGTTCACGTGGTTTTCAGTACATATCGCCGTCAGCCAAGCATCGAGGAGTCCTGGCGCGAGCGGCTCTGGGCGTATATCGGTGGAGTCCTGGAGAGCGCAAATATGGTTCCGATTTGTGTGGGTGGCACAGAGGACCACTGTCACGCGCTAATCGCCATCCCGGGTACACTTGCATTGTCGCACGCTGTTCAGCTCCTGAAGGGTGGATCGTCCCACTGGATACGACAGAACATCCCTTCGGCCGAAGGGTTCGCCTGGCAGGAGGGCTATGGTGCTTTCAGCGTGTCGCCGAACGCCCGCAACACGGTCATCGCGTATATTCGCGGGCAAGAGGAGCATCACAAATTGCGATCCTTTCAAGATGAGTACCTGCGTCCTCTTGTCGATAGCGGGGTCGAGTTCGATGAGCGTTATGTATGGGGCTGA
- a CDS encoding thiamine pyrophosphate-dependent enzyme — translation MPKSIPIRPKDVRKPGRITFDPIPINQYKRTVQQESERYGVDALLRIHRDMAIIRAFETMLNEVKLSGKYAGIEYNHRGPAHLSIGQEAASVGQCFLLGVEDHIFGSHRSHGEILAKGLSAIAKLDDATLQSIMESYMGGATLKAVESPLPGLTSQVSSLKDIAVDFLLYGTLSEIFGREAGFNKGMGGSMHAFFTPFGVYPNNAIVGGSGDISVGAALYKKVNLKPGIVICNIGDASAGCGPVWEGLCFATMDQFKTLWDEAHRGGLPLIVNFVNNFYGMGGQPVGETMGFGVLARLGAGLSPDNMHAERIDGYNPLAVIDAIARKRELIARGDGPALLDTVTYRYSGHSPSDASSYRDKAEIEEWQKVDSLVTYRDSLLGAGLASSVEFDHEQSLVNAAILRAYTRAIDLDLSPRADLYAVGSLLESTMFSNESVESFDTSREPEIRGPLAENARVKQLAGRSRTGVGEDGQPLPKGKCIGIRDAIFEAVLDRFTKDPTMVAYGEENRDWGGAFGVYRGLTEALPYHRLFNTPISEGAIAGTACGYGLEGGRALVELMYCDFMGRAGDEIFNQLSKWQAMSGGDLRMPVVMRVSVGSKYGAQHSQDWTSMAAHIPGLKVVFPATPYDAKGLMAAALCGTDPVIYFESQRIYDQPELFHPEGVPATYYEIPIGEPEVKKPGSDLTILTVGATLYRALQAAKQLETDHGITCEVIDARSIVPFNYDRVIESVSKTHRIVLASDACERGSFLHTMASRITEFAFDELDAPPAVVGARNWITPADEVEDAFFPYPIDIIDAVHEHIMPLPGHQSKRPADTVELERRSRLGI, via the coding sequence ATGCCAAAATCCATCCCCATCCGCCCGAAAGACGTCCGAAAGCCCGGCCGCATCACGTTCGATCCTATCCCGATCAATCAGTACAAGCGAACCGTTCAGCAGGAGTCCGAACGATACGGCGTGGACGCGCTGTTGCGCATCCATCGGGATATGGCCATCATCCGTGCGTTCGAGACCATGCTCAACGAGGTCAAACTCAGCGGGAAGTACGCGGGCATCGAATACAATCATCGCGGACCCGCGCACCTGAGCATCGGCCAGGAAGCCGCATCCGTCGGGCAGTGTTTTCTGCTCGGCGTTGAGGACCATATCTTCGGCAGCCATCGCAGCCACGGTGAGATCCTCGCCAAGGGCCTGAGCGCCATCGCCAAACTCGACGACGCGACCCTCCAGTCCATCATGGAATCCTACATGGGCGGCGCCACCCTCAAAGCTGTCGAGTCTCCGCTCCCGGGTCTCACTTCGCAAGTCTCAAGTCTCAAGGATATCGCCGTCGATTTCCTGCTGTACGGGACTCTGTCTGAGATATTCGGCCGCGAGGCAGGCTTCAATAAGGGCATGGGCGGCAGCATGCACGCGTTCTTTACGCCGTTCGGCGTTTACCCGAACAACGCCATCGTTGGCGGCTCCGGAGATATCAGCGTCGGAGCAGCCCTGTACAAGAAGGTCAACCTGAAGCCGGGCATCGTCATCTGCAACATCGGGGACGCTTCGGCGGGCTGTGGTCCTGTGTGGGAAGGCCTGTGCTTCGCGACTATGGACCAGTTCAAGACCCTTTGGGACGAAGCGCATCGCGGTGGCCTGCCCCTGATTGTGAATTTCGTCAACAACTTCTACGGCATGGGCGGACAGCCGGTTGGCGAGACGATGGGATTCGGCGTCCTCGCGCGGCTTGGCGCGGGCCTCAGCCCGGACAACATGCACGCGGAACGCATCGACGGCTACAACCCGTTGGCCGTTATCGACGCCATCGCCCGCAAGCGCGAGCTCATCGCCAGGGGGGATGGACCGGCGCTCCTCGATACGGTGACCTACCGTTACAGCGGCCACTCACCGTCCGATGCGTCGTCCTATCGCGACAAGGCCGAAATCGAGGAATGGCAGAAGGTCGATTCGCTGGTCACCTACCGCGACAGCCTTCTCGGAGCCGGCCTGGCATCGAGCGTCGAGTTCGACCATGAGCAGTCTCTTGTCAACGCCGCCATTCTGCGCGCTTACACCCGGGCCATAGACCTGGACCTCTCCCCGCGTGCCGACCTGTACGCCGTAGGCTCGCTCCTCGAGTCAACGATGTTCTCCAACGAGAGCGTTGAGTCATTCGACACATCCCGCGAGCCCGAGATCCGGGGACCACTTGCCGAGAACGCCCGGGTCAAGCAGCTCGCCGGGCGCAGTCGAACCGGGGTGGGGGAGGACGGCCAGCCGCTCCCGAAGGGCAAGTGCATCGGCATCCGCGATGCGATCTTCGAGGCCGTTCTGGACCGCTTCACAAAAGACCCCACGATGGTGGCGTACGGCGAGGAGAATCGCGACTGGGGCGGCGCTTTCGGCGTCTATCGCGGACTCACCGAAGCGCTGCCGTACCATCGGCTGTTCAACACGCCCATCTCCGAAGGAGCCATCGCCGGCACGGCGTGCGGGTATGGCCTCGAAGGTGGCCGGGCGCTCGTCGAGCTGATGTACTGCGACTTCATGGGTCGCGCCGGAGACGAAATCTTCAACCAGTTGAGCAAATGGCAGGCGATGTCCGGAGGCGATCTGCGGATGCCCGTGGTCATGCGCGTCTCCGTCGGCAGCAAGTACGGCGCCCAGCACAGCCAGGACTGGACGTCCATGGCGGCTCATATACCCGGCCTGAAAGTCGTTTTCCCGGCCACGCCCTACGACGCCAAAGGCCTGATGGCCGCTGCGCTCTGTGGCACGGACCCCGTCATCTACTTCGAAAGCCAACGCATCTACGATCAGCCCGAACTGTTCCACCCGGAAGGCGTGCCGGCGACGTATTATGAGATTCCAATCGGTGAGCCGGAGGTCAAGAAGCCCGGAAGCGATCTGACGATTCTGACCGTGGGCGCCACGCTCTATCGCGCGCTTCAGGCCGCGAAGCAATTGGAGACGGACCACGGGATCACTTGTGAGGTCATCGACGCGCGCAGCATAGTCCCGTTCAACTACGACCGCGTCATCGAGTCGGTCAGCAAAACCCACCGCATCGTCCTGGCATCGGACGCCTGTGAACGCGGGAGTTTCCTCCATACCATGGCCAGCCGGATCACGGAGTTCGCGTTTGACGAGCTGGACGCCCCGCCGGCCGTGGTTGGCGCGCGCAACTGGATCACGCCCGCCGACGAGGTCGAGGACGCGTTCTTCCCGTACCCGATAGACATCATCGACGCCGTCCACGAGCATATCATGCCCCTTCCCGGCCATCAATCGAAGCGCCCCGCGGATACGGTGGAACTCGAGCGCCGAAGCAGGCTGGGAATATAG
- a CDS encoding GntR family transcriptional regulator has translation MSATVNKESPLPRYVQARRFLENLIHTQGIGPGDQLPSERELSARFRVSQMTMNRAIQDMVRDGILFREVGRGTFVMHQDAHAVHNGTIALVSLFSPGYIKRDPYFSEIMRGVQSAAFETGWDLLLVHEALDEGTSARLRSRADGFLFMIPLDEAIPALRRMVSERVPFVSVGSSWLDESFPALDTDNIMGAKLAVDHLVGLGHTRIGFVGAPENMSNSRDRHIGFQDALAAHGIAYNPDWFIPCASATAVSRDEMDALLRTMDGPEAPTAFFAAGYELAVHTIEALQNRGLSIPDDVSVVGFDDKFSAAFLHPPLTTVAQPLDAMGRRAVERLEEAVRGGTPDSPIERLPTRLVVRRSTAAPPRQ, from the coding sequence ATGTCTGCAACAGTAAATAAAGAGAGTCCGCTGCCGCGGTACGTACAGGCCCGGCGGTTCCTGGAGAACCTGATCCATACCCAGGGGATCGGCCCTGGCGATCAGCTGCCCTCGGAGCGCGAGCTTTCGGCGCGATTCCGCGTGAGCCAGATGACGATGAACCGGGCGATTCAGGACATGGTTCGCGACGGCATCCTGTTTCGGGAGGTCGGCCGTGGAACCTTCGTGATGCACCAGGATGCGCACGCCGTCCACAACGGCACGATTGCCCTGGTCTCACTCTTCAGCCCCGGCTACATCAAGAGAGACCCCTACTTCTCGGAGATCATGCGGGGCGTCCAGAGCGCGGCTTTCGAGACGGGTTGGGATCTCCTTCTCGTGCACGAAGCACTGGACGAAGGCACGAGCGCGCGGCTCCGGTCGCGCGCGGATGGCTTTCTGTTCATGATCCCACTGGATGAGGCCATACCGGCGCTGCGCCGAATGGTGTCGGAACGCGTGCCGTTTGTTTCGGTTGGTTCATCGTGGCTGGATGAGTCGTTCCCGGCTCTCGATACGGACAACATCATGGGCGCGAAGCTGGCTGTCGATCACCTCGTAGGATTGGGCCACACCCGGATCGGATTCGTGGGCGCGCCGGAGAACATGTCGAATAGCCGCGACCGCCACATCGGTTTCCAGGACGCTCTCGCAGCGCACGGCATCGCGTATAACCCCGATTGGTTCATCCCCTGCGCATCGGCTACCGCCGTGTCGCGCGATGAGATGGATGCGCTGCTCCGGACGATGGATGGTCCGGAGGCCCCTACCGCGTTCTTTGCCGCAGGCTACGAGTTGGCCGTGCACACGATCGAAGCGCTGCAGAACCGCGGGCTGAGCATTCCGGACGACGTGAGCGTGGTTGGGTTTGACGACAAGTTCAGCGCCGCGTTTCTGCACCCGCCGCTCACCACGGTAGCACAGCCATTGGATGCGATGGGCCGGCGCGCCGTTGAGCGCCTCGAGGAGGCCGTTCGCGGCGGCACACCCGACTCACCTATCGAGCGACTGCCCACCAGGCTGGTCGTTCGCCGCTCCACCGCGGCGCCACCACGACAGTGA
- a CDS encoding PEP-CTERM sorting domain-containing protein (PEP-CTERM proteins occur, often in large numbers, in the proteomes of bacteria that also encode an exosortase, a predicted intramembrane cysteine proteinase. The presence of a PEP-CTERM domain at a protein's C-terminus predicts cleavage within the sorting domain, followed by covalent anchoring to some some component of the (usually Gram-negative) cell surface. Many PEP-CTERM proteins exhibit an unusual sequence composition that includes large numbers of potential glycosylation sites. Expression of one such protein has been shown restore the ability of a bacterium to form floc, a type of biofilm.), with the protein MRISIWAALAGCALLFPATGRCGITLITDFDGNGVQPAVTIFRQPSFSGSTGGFLAATPNLAATSTSQASSGTKSLNVQWAFKDTGVNDWLRLTTSGYNPVIDAGGALTMKVLLTSNDPLQVCLGVRERVYTSDPPLGSIGAGSGSTIEWVGATGKTSGAPVCTHTITPGAWQDLTFIIPSEPIFSFNAGNGVINPTFGKVDLEHLAFRIPGGSANPVNLYIDDIQTRSLDTIPEPGTLALLVTGLLPLLGLRRRTR; encoded by the coding sequence ATGCGCATCTCTATTTGGGCAGCGCTCGCCGGATGTGCTCTTCTTTTTCCGGCGACCGGTCGTTGTGGTATTACGTTGATCACGGATTTCGACGGCAACGGGGTCCAACCGGCGGTGACCATTTTCCGGCAGCCAAGCTTCTCCGGAAGCACCGGCGGTTTCCTCGCGGCAACGCCAAACCTCGCCGCCACCTCCACCAGTCAGGCCAGCAGCGGAACGAAGTCGCTGAACGTGCAGTGGGCCTTCAAGGACACCGGCGTGAACGACTGGCTGCGCTTGACCACCAGCGGTTACAACCCGGTCATCGACGCGGGTGGCGCGCTGACGATGAAAGTTCTTCTGACCTCGAACGACCCGTTGCAGGTCTGCCTCGGGGTCCGCGAGCGGGTTTATACGTCTGATCCGCCGCTTGGCTCCATCGGCGCCGGATCGGGAAGCACGATCGAATGGGTCGGCGCAACCGGCAAGACCAGTGGCGCCCCGGTCTGCACCCATACGATCACGCCGGGCGCGTGGCAGGACCTGACATTCATCATCCCATCCGAGCCGATTTTCTCGTTCAATGCCGGAAACGGCGTCATCAATCCGACCTTCGGTAAGGTGGACCTCGAGCACCTGGCGTTCCGTATCCCGGGCGGCAGCGCTAACCCGGTGAACCTGTACATCGACGACATCCAGACTCGCAGCCTCGATACAATCCCCGAACCGGGCACGTTGGCCCTGCTCGTCACGGGCCTTCTGCCCCTGCTGGGGCTTCGCCGGCGCACCCGGTAG